A single region of the Microlunatus panaciterrae genome encodes:
- a CDS encoding DUF6504 family protein, which produces MRSYNDPIEVRRGLVCGLEAPAQFLWRNRLWVVRDVQNRWVETGAWWDGPSARALRGTDSRSGRGDAEEVEADLLAEEEVWRVVAANGRAGHQGVYELSHVWGTGQWRLRTVMD; this is translated from the coding sequence ATGCGTTCATACAACGATCCGATCGAGGTCCGGCGGGGTCTGGTCTGCGGACTCGAAGCCCCTGCCCAGTTCCTGTGGCGGAACCGCCTGTGGGTGGTACGCGACGTGCAGAACCGGTGGGTGGAGACGGGCGCCTGGTGGGACGGCCCCTCGGCCCGGGCCCTGCGTGGCACCGACTCCCGGTCCGGTCGCGGCGACGCCGAGGAGGTGGAGGCCGACCTGCTGGCCGAGGAGGAGGTCTGGCGGGTCGTGGCCGCCAACGGCCGGGCCGGGCATCAGGGCGTCTACGAGCTGTCCCACGTCTGGGGCACCGGTCAGTGGCGGCTCCGTACGGTGATGGACTGA
- a CDS encoding SAV_6107 family HEPN domain-containing protein yields MAEPHPESAPQHSTPLGNQLRADLNRARSALIEAELARHPSERFLAAHMAALRIAAVVLALRATRTSRNSGRPRNAWRVLAEVAPEYGEWAAFFAATEGKRDAVRAGATAIVTGREADDLVRDAQIFLGLVERRLDHHRGLDHHRDSRAGRP; encoded by the coding sequence GTGGCTGAACCGCATCCGGAGTCCGCTCCGCAACATTCGACCCCGCTCGGCAACCAGCTTCGCGCGGACCTGAACCGGGCCCGGTCGGCACTGATCGAGGCAGAGCTGGCTCGACACCCGAGTGAGAGGTTCCTGGCAGCCCACATGGCCGCCCTCCGCATCGCCGCCGTCGTGCTGGCGCTTCGTGCCACCCGCACCAGCAGGAACAGCGGCCGGCCACGCAACGCCTGGCGGGTGCTGGCGGAGGTGGCTCCTGAGTACGGCGAGTGGGCCGCGTTCTTCGCCGCCACCGAAGGCAAGCGTGACGCCGTCCGGGCCGGTGCGACAGCGATCGTGACCGGTCGCGAGGCGGATGACCTGGTCCGTGACGCCCAGATCTTTCTCGGGCTGGTGGAGCGGCGTCTTGATCATCATCGTGGTCTTGATCATCATCGCGACTCGAGAGCAGGCCGGCCATGA